ACACCCAGCGGCTGATATTGGTAAACGATTTGTATTAGATCATGGTGTCAATACAGTCATTGGTGAAACCACTGTTATTGGCGATGAGTGTTATATTTTAGGCGATGTTACTATTGGAGCTTATGGTATTAGCAATAACCCCTGTGGCAAGCGTCATCCTTCATTGGGTGATAATGTACAAGTGGGGGCTGGGGCTAGGCTACTTGGCCCAATATCAATTGGTGATAATAGTTTTATAGCCCCTTTTTCTGTTGTAACGGAATCAATACCAGCTAACAGCCGGATAAGTATTGTTAATCAACTGCAGGTCACATCTTATTCAAATAAAATACGCCGTTTACGAGTTTCTGGGTTAACAGTAACAGAAAACAATATAGTTTTGTTTGGAAATAGATTTATTAAACCAGACTTAAAGTTACTGGACGCTAACTTTCAGGTTGTCGCCGATCTTTATCCTGTAGTTGTTGAGAAAACATCTATTTTTATAAAAGTAAAAGTGACTATTCCTGTAATCTCAGAGGTTGAAACCGTTCATTTAAAAATAGAAGATTATGGTGAAGAAGTAGTTATGCTTTCTCCTCCAGATTTGCTTCAATGTATTCGTTACTACAGAGGGTATAAGAAACAGGCTATTTCTACACCTGCTATTTGTATTATATAAAAGGACGAGATGATGAGTGAGATAGTCAGTCAGAAGGAATTATCCTGCCAAAAATTGTATGAGAAGGACTCTTATTCAAAGGAATGTAATGCCTCAATTACAGAAGTAAGGGAAGATGCCATTGTTCTAAACCAAACGATATTCTATCCTCAAGGAGGAGGTCAGCCTGGAGACATAGGACAAGTAGAATTAAACAATGGCTCAATACTACAAGTGTTGAATACTACCTTCGATCAGGATGGTGCAATTTTGCATCATGTTGATAACATACCTGAAGATTTGTCTAACAAGCCAGTAAAGGCCTCTATAAACTGGGATTTACGCTATAAACATATGCGTATGCATACTTGTCTGCATTTGCTTTGTAGTTTAGTTGAGGCTGATGTGACAGGGTGTTCTATAGGAGCTGAAAAAGGGCGGTTAGATTTTGATTTGCAGGAAAGTACACTAGATAAGCAACAACTGTCGGATCAATTAAATGAGCTGATAAGCAAGGGCGGTGATGTATTAGCTGAATGGTGGCCTAGTAATAAGCTTGCAGATGAGCCAGCTTTAGTGAGAACGGCTAAAGTTTCTCCACCCGTTCATAATGGCCAAGTTAGGCTGATTCGCGTTCAAGGTGTTGATTTACAGCCTTGTGGTGGAACCCATGTAAACAATATCAATGAGATTGGTGAAGTTTATGTGCGTAAAATAGAGAAAAAAAGCCGCCATAACAGGCGTGTTAATGTGTATTTTAAGTAGTTCGTAACTTAATCAGCACTGCCTCCAATCCTTCAACTAAGTTCGCCTGTAAATCTGGTAAAGGCTCT
This genomic interval from Spartinivicinus ruber contains the following:
- a CDS encoding serine O-acetyltransferase yields the protein MSLHYSDILDTAYGHINEIKQKLDSLLDSKAGVKLHPLLDIDTITHLIVEDLAWFALHDPAADKKVARILCYSSFTAVLHYRLAHACWLLGECNGEFAKQLALEITSFAKSVSGAEIHPAADIGKRFVLDHGVNTVIGETTVIGDECYILGDVTIGAYGISNNPCGKRHPSLGDNVQVGAGARLLGPISIGDNSFIAPFSVVTESIPANSRISIVNQLQVTSYSNKIRRLRVSGLTVTENNIVLFGNRFIKPDLKLLDANFQVVADLYPVVVEKTSIFIKVKVTIPVISEVETVHLKIEDYGEEVVMLSPPDLLQCIRYYRGYKKQAISTPAICII
- a CDS encoding alanyl-tRNA editing protein; the encoded protein is MMSEIVSQKELSCQKLYEKDSYSKECNASITEVREDAIVLNQTIFYPQGGGQPGDIGQVELNNGSILQVLNTTFDQDGAILHHVDNIPEDLSNKPVKASINWDLRYKHMRMHTCLHLLCSLVEADVTGCSIGAEKGRLDFDLQESTLDKQQLSDQLNELISKGGDVLAEWWPSNKLADEPALVRTAKVSPPVHNGQVRLIRVQGVDLQPCGGTHVNNINEIGEVYVRKIEKKSRHNRRVNVYFK